CGAGTTTCATTGCTGCCGGTGTGGCGATCGCCTTGTCGAAATCGATCCATCCATCTTGGACCTTAGCGATCATATCCTCCAAACCTGCGAAGTCGGCACCGGCTGCGATGGCTTCCTCAGGTTTGTCGGTGAAAGCAAGGACCACGACCTTCCGACCACTACCGTGAGGAAGTGAAACTGTGCCACGTACCATTTGATCACTCTGGCGAGGATCAACATGAAGGTGAGCTGACAGTTCGATGGTCTCGTCAAACTTGGGCGAAGGCATCTGCTTGAGCAGATTGACAGCTTCTTCCAGAGAATAGCCCTGAGTCAGATCACCGACTTCGAGTGCTTTCTGGTAGCGTTTGCTTAGTTTTACCATGTTGTGTGTGCGTTAATTCGCTCGAAACAGAGCGCTTATTCTTCAATTTCGATACCCATGCTTTGCGCGGTACCGATGATCATACGGGCTGCTGCCTCGGGGTCTGAAGCGTTGAGGTCGTTCTGCTTGATCTTCACGATCTCGAGAACTTGCTCTTTGGTGACTTTACCCACCTTGTCCTTGTTGGGAACGCCAGAACCTTTGGCCAAACCTGCCGCTTTCTTGAGGAGTACGGCAGCAGGAGGACTCTTGAGAATGAAGGTGAATGATCGGTCCGCATAAACGGTGATCACCACTGGCAAGATCATGCCAGCTTGGTCCTTTGTTCTCGCGTTGAACTCCTTACAGAAGCCCATGATGTTTACACCCTTCGCGCCAAGAGCCGGCCCTACCGGAGGGGCAGGATTGGCAGATCCAGCGGGAAGCTGTAAACGGATGGTTCCTGTGATTTTCTTTGACATGTTAGTTCGTTTTCGACGGGCGGGACAAAATCCCACCGCAGTTTAGTGAAGGCTTTCTTATTCCTCCTCTGAACGCTCGACCTGCCAGTATTCTAAT
Above is a genomic segment from Opitutales bacterium containing:
- a CDS encoding 50S ribosomal protein L1, with protein sequence MVKLSKRYQKALEVGDLTQGYSLEEAVNLLKQMPSPKFDETIELSAHLHVDPRQSDQMVRGTVSLPHGSGRKVVVLAFTDKPEEAIAAGADFAGLEDMIAKVQDGWIDFDKAIATPAAMKLVRSVARVLGPRGLMPNPKSGTVTDDLAAGIQAVKAGQVEYKMDKTANISVVCGKKSFGNEQIVENVKTAIDSIGKARPEAFAGRYIKSMAVSASMSPSVKLESTVFGSF
- the rplK gene encoding 50S ribosomal protein L11; amino-acid sequence: MSKKITGTIRLQLPAGSANPAPPVGPALGAKGVNIMGFCKEFNARTKDQAGMILPVVITVYADRSFTFILKSPPAAVLLKKAAGLAKGSGVPNKDKVGKVTKEQVLEIVKIKQNDLNASDPEAAARMIIGTAQSMGIEIEE